Below is a window of Ralstonia nicotianae DNA.
GGTCACGCCGGTCACCGCGCGCGGGCCGGACCTCGGGCCGCTCCATTGCGGATGACGCGCGCTGGCCGTGGCGAGCCATTGCTCCCAGACGCGGGGAACGGTCTGCGCCTGCGATTGCGGCAGGCCCGCCAGCCACAGGACGCTGGCGAGAAGGCACCCGCCGATCGCTTGCTTCATGAACCCCTCGAAACCGGATGAAAGGCGCAGTGTGCCGCATCGGCCCGCCAGCCGGAAGCCTCGCTTACCCCTGCCGCCGCATCGGCGCCACATGGGTCTTCGACGGCGACAGCCCGGCCCACCGGAGGCGTGCCACGCGCCATGAGATGAACGGCGGAGCGTGATGGCCGGCCCATTCGCGGAAACCCCTGGACGGCCGGCGCACACCGGCATCAGCGGCCGCCCGAACGCCGCGCGCCGGGGCAGACGAGGCACACAGGCCCGCCTGCCCCGGCGCGCGGCGTGAACGGCCTCAGGCCAGCGCGGTGCGCGTCGTGCCGTCCGGCAGGCGGAACACCGAGACCGCGCGGCGCAGGCTCGTGGCCTGCTCTTCGAGCGACTGCGCCGCCGCGGCCGCCTGCTCGACCAGCGCCGCGTTCTGCTGCGTAACCTCGTCCATCTGCGTGACGGCCTGGTTGACCTGCTCGATGCCCCGGCTCTGCTCGGCCGAAGCCGCCGCGATTTCAGAGACGATATCGGAGACCCGGCGGATCGCCTCCTTCACCTGGCCCATGTTCTGCCCGACCTCGACCGCCTGCTTGGAGCCTTCCTGCACCACGGCGACCGACGAGCCGATCAGTTCCTTGATCTCCTTGGCCGCCGCGGCCGAACGCTGCGCCAGCGTGCGCACCTCGCTCGCCACCACGGCGAAGCCGCGGCCCTGCTCGCCCGCCCGCGCGGCTTCCACCGCGGCGTTGAGGGCGAGGATGTTGGTCTGGAAGGCGATGCCTTCGATCAGGCCGGTGATCTCGGAGATCTTGCCGGAGCTGGTGCTGATCTTGTCGATCGTGCCGACCATCTCCTGCACGGCATCGTTGCCTGCCTGGGCCATGGTGCTCGCGCTGGCGGCCAGCGTATTGGCCTGGGCCGCGTTTTCCGCGTTCTGTTTGACCGTCTCGGTCAGCTGCGTCATGCTCGACGCGGTCTCTTCCAGCGAGGCCGCCTGCTGCTCGGTGCGCGCCGACAGGTCGACGTTGCCGGCCGCGATCTCCTGCGAAGCCACCGTCACCGATTCGGCCGAGGCCTTGATGCCGCGCACGGTATCGGCCAGTTGGCGGTCCATCTTGCGCAGGGCGATGAGCAGCTCGCCGAACTCGCCCTGCGAGTCGATCACGATCTCGTTCTCGAGCGTGCCGCCGGCGATGTGGTTGGCGACATCGACCGCGCGGCTCAGCGGGCGCGAAATCGCACGCAGCAGATACCACGACATGGCCCCGCCGACCACGATCCCCGCGCAGACCAGCGCGATGGTGACCAGCAGGATGCGCTGATACGTTGCAGCGCTGTCGGTCATGAAGTCCTTGGCCTGCTCCAGGTTGATCTCGATATCCTGTGCCAGCCATTCGCTGATCGACGTGCCGGTGGCCGAGTTGCCGTTGATGATCTGCCCGGCGGCGTCTAAATTGCCGGCCCGCAGCGCATCGACCGCCTTGTTCGCGGCGTCATTGAACTTGGGCAGCGTGTCGTTGATCTTCGTGGCGACCTCGCGTTCCTTGTCGCTCGTGATGCTGTCCGGGAAGTATTGCTTCCAGACTCGGTTGGTCTGCTCCACGTCCGTGCGGATGGCCTGGATCGCCGCCGTGACCTCGGCCGCATCGTCCTTGAGCGCCTGCGTGCGGCGCATTTGCAGGCGCAGGTCGAGCTGTGTTGCCCGCACTTCGGCCAATTGGGCGATGGGAATGGTATTGCCGGTATAGGCGTCCGTGATATTGCCGTTGAGCCGCATCAAGCCGCGCACGGCAAATATGCCGCTGATGGCCAGCAGCGCAATGCACACGCCGAAGGCACACAGAATCTTGAACCGCACCGAGTGCATGATGGCTTGCATTATTCCCCCTTTGTACATTCAGAAAATGTAAGCACTGATATCAGAAACTTTCATACGGGGTCTACGGCACGACGCTGGAAACCTGAAGAGGGACGCGGCGCCCGATGCGGAACACCTCCAATAGGTGGCGATCCCGGCACAAAAATTTGCCAATTGGGTCGGATTTTTGCCGGTACGACGCTGACCGCATCAATGCACCTCGGTGCATATCTGGCGATAAAAGCGGATTAATGCGCACATCCCCTGACTGAGCCGTCCAGCTCGGCAACCGTTGACGCAGCGCATCCAATCGATTATTCACCCCGCCTTCCATTATTCATTTCATTTCTCAAATAGATTTGAGAATCAGCCAAACATAATCCGATCCCGATTTTTGTCATGGCGGTGACATGCAGATTTGGCGAAATGGCGCCCGGTTTAGCCCCTGAATCCGCAACGGCTGTTCAGCCACGCCCAAACCGCTGCCCATGGATCGCGATCTCCTTTTCCCGGCCCCTGCCAATGCACGCTCCGCCGTCAAGCCGCCCGCCCACGCCAGGCTGCTGACCCATCGGGACCTTTCCGCGCTGCTCGAACTGGAACATGAAAAATGGGATACCCGCCAGGCGGCCTCGCGGGCCGATCTCGGGACGCGCATCGATGCCCACCCCGACCTCGCGGTGGGCGCGTTCTGCCCGGCCTCGGGTCGCATGCTCGCCTCGCTGTTCATGAAGCCCGTGGCGGACGATTTCCACCGCCACGTGCGGACCTGGAGCGACTGCGTCCGGACCCCGGCGCCGCGCAGCAGCACGTCGCTGTTCGGCATCAGCCTGAGCAGCCGCAGCCAGGCCGGCGTCGACGCCATCCTGCGATTCTTCTGGCCGCACGCGCTCAAGCGGGGGTGGCGCCATATCTATCTCGGCTCGCCGGTGCCCGGCCTGCGGAACTGGCTGCGCAGCCGCCGGCAGACCCCCGTGGAAGCCTACGTGCGCGCGCGCCGGGCCGGCCAGCCCATCGATCCGCAGCTGCGCTACTACCGGTCGCGCGGCTTCACGAAGATCGTCGCCATCAAGCCCGGGTACTTTCCGCACGAGCGCTCGCTCGACTACGGGGTGCTGCTGCGCGGCACGGTGCCCCTGTCGACGCTGGGGCCGCTGTGGGCGGCCTTGCCGCTGGCCTCGGTGCAGCGTGTGACGCGCCCGCTGGCGGCACTGCTGTGAGCACGCGCGCCCGGGTTGGCAGGCCTGGCCGTGTCCTGTCCGACCGGTTTGCCGATGTGCCAAGCCTGCTGTTCCTGGCCGGCGTCGTGGCCAATACCGCGCTGATCGCCTGCGCGGACACGCCGTGGCTGCCGGCGCTGCTGACGCTGCCGCAGGCCCTGCTCCTGGGCGGCTGCCAGGAAGCGAAGCACTTGTGCGTTCACGGCACCTTCCTGCGCAATCGCCGCCTCAATGACACCGTCGGCACGGTCTGCGCGGCGCTGTTCGGCGTGAATTTCGTGGCGTACCGGTCTTTCCACTACCAGCATCACCGCGCCACCTGCACCGACGCCGACCCGGAAGGCGGCCTGTATGCGCTCAGCTGGCGCACGCGCTGGATCTGGCTGCTCGCGCCGATCGAACTGCCCTGGGTGGCGTTCCACATCAACCGGATCGGCTGGCCGATGGTACCGGCCGGGCAGCGGCTGCGGCGCGCGGCGGCGCTGGCCTGGATGGCGGCCTTCGCGGCGCTGATCGGCCTCGCGGCATGCCACGCGCCGCGGGCCGTGCTCTTCGGCTACGCGATCCCGCTGGCGCTGTTCGCATGGTTCGACTTCGTGCTGACGCAGGCCGAGCATTACCAGGTCGACATCGCGCCCGCCGCGTCCGTGCGCGCGCCCGCAGCGCTCACGCATGACATCGTGCTGCCGCTGGGGCTGGGCTGGCTGACCCTGCATCGCACGCTGCACCGCGTGCATCACTGCCACCCCGGGCTGCGCTGGTTCGAGGCGCCGCGCCGGCTGCGCGCGGACCCGAGCGCCGCGCCGATGTCGTATGCGGCATTCGTGCGCCGCTGGCTGAGCGCAGGCCCGCGGCTATGGCTGCGGGCCGACGCCAGCCCGGCTGCGCCCAACCCCACCGATCACCCTGCCCATGATGCCTGAAGCAACCCGATCCGCCGCCGGCGATCGCCCTTACTGGAACGGAACGGCTGTCCGCAGCCGCCTGTTCGATGCGCTGTCGCTGCTGCTGCCCGCGGGAGAAGCCTTCCTGATCGAGACGCTGCAGGCGTGGCGCGCGCAAGCCTCAACCCCGCACGACGATGCGCTGCACGACGAGATCGACCGCTTCATCCGCGAGGAAGGCGCGCACCAGCGCGCGCATGCCCGCTACAACGCCGCGCTGATCGCCGGCCTGCCCGGCGCGGAGGCGGTCGCCCGGCGGGCGGAGTGCGTGGCTGCCGGCCTCGCGGATCTCGGCCTGCCGATGCAGGTCGCGCTGGCGGCGGCGTTCGAGCAACTGACCGCGCTGGTCTCGCGCGAGATCGTCGAGCATGACACGCTGCTCGTCGATGACGGCTCCCAGCCGAGCCGCCTGTGGCGCTGGCATGCGCGCGAAGAGCTCGACCATTGCGACGTTGCGCTGGCGGTTGCCGCGCGGGGCGCGCCGAGCCGCTGGCTGCGCCGGCTGGCGCTCGTGCTGGCCACAGGCTATCTGGCCTCCGACCTGGTGCGCTATACCTGGGCGCTGTGCCGCTGCGACATCGCAGCCGGCGCCAGCCGCCGGGCCCTGCTCGCCGATGGCATCCGCGTCATGGTGGGCAGTCTGCCCGCGCTTGCCCGCATGGCCCGGGGCTGGCTGGGCTTTGCCGTGTCGCCGCAAGGCCGGCTGCACGGACAGGCTTGACCCGTTCCGCTGCCCTGCGCCGCCCTTGTCCGTACCGATGCCAAGGCGTCATCGCACAGCGGATGACGCAGAACCGTATCGCCCCCGGACGCGATACGGCAGGCCACGCCGATGCGCACGCGCCGAGTCCGCTGAGGCATCCGCCGTCGGACGGCGGTGTGCGTCATCCGAGCGCACCAGCGGAACGGAGTTCGCCCGCGGCCACCGGGCTTCGCGCCGTCCCCGCTCACCGGCTTCCCGGGTCCGCTAGCCTGCCTGGGCCCCCAACGTCTCGCCGTCAGACCATGCCGCGTTTTTCAAACTGCTTCATTCCGACGGCACACAAGCCGTCGTCGGCCACGCCAGTCTCCGACACCGCCGCGCCCACCAGCGGCCCCGAGCCGACTCCCGCCGCCGCGCCCGCGCAGCCCCGCCCTCCGCGATCCGCCCGCGGCACGCTGAAAGACCGGCTCAAGCAGATGGCCCATCTCAAGCACGTGCCGCACAAGCCCGCGATCAGCGTCGATCACTGGGATGAGCATGCGACGCTCAAGCTCTGCGAGCAATGGCGCACCGGGCAGGCGCGGCAACCCTCGGTTCCGGACCTGGCCCGGCTGGCCGCGCTGAATTTCGAGCGCGCACATGCGAACAGCATCCCCGCAGACCAGAAGACGCGGCGGCTGTTGCCCGAAGGGACGTCGGAGTCGGTCTACTACCAGGCGATGATCGAGACCTTCCTCAAGGCCGTCGGCATCGAAGACAACGACGTGGCCGCCACGCTCGAGAGCTTCAAGAAGGTGGGCACGGGCGGCCTGCATCGCCAGCCGGTGAGCATTGCCTCCGCGGTGGGCGGCGCCGTCAGCACGGCGCAATACGCGGTGGCGGCGAACCTGCCCGCGAAGACCGCGCTCTCTGGCGTACAACTGCTGCTGACCCTGCTGACGACGCAGCTGGCATTCGATTCCGCCGATCTGCGGTTCCGCAATGCCGGCACGGAAGAGGTGATGCCGCTCGGCAGGGCGGACACCACGCCCAGCGCGAAAACCGGCCCCAACGTGCTGCGCACCACCGGACGGCTCGCCTGGGACCTGCGCAAGATCAGAACGAACGTGAGCCAGATGGAAAAAGCCCAGGCCGCGCTCGATGGTGCACAAAACGCATACGACAAAGCGCAGGCAACGATCGCGGCCGCACGCGAGGCACTCAAGGCGGCGCAAAACGCCCTCGCTGCCGCGCAGGCTACGCCTGCAGCGCCGAAGGTGACACTGTTCCAACACATGCTGGCAGAGTCCGCCATCACGCAGGCGAAGACGGACATCGAGCAGGCAACCCGGAAGATCGGGCAGGGGCAGGAAGCGGCCGGGCAGGCGGAGCACGCGATCCAAGCCGCGGGCGAGACGCTGAAGATCGCCTTCGCCAGGTTCTGCATGCGCAACGAGCTCAAGTCGGACTACAAGACCGCGTCCGAAAGCGCCAAGGTCGAGTATCACGGCAACAAGCGCTTTCTCGGCATCAGCGTTGCCACCGGCGCGGCCAACCTGACCGCCACCATCCTCGGCATTCTCACGCCGGTGGTGGTATCGGCCACGGTGACGACGGGGGTCACCGCCGCCGCCGCCGCGCTGGCCGCGGTGCTGTATGTCGGCTATCAGCTGAGCTCGGGGCCGAGCAAGGACGGCGAAGCGAAGGCCAAGCGCGCGATCGTGGCACTCGCCAAATCCCTCGATCTGCTCGCCGGCAATGCCGCCAAGCAGCAGAAGGCGCGCGCCGCCGCCTACCGGACCTATATCGCCGAGCGGCGCATCTGGAACCGGCCCGAAGTCCGCAAGAACGCCAAGCCCAAGCTCGTCGCCACGCTCGATGAGATCGCGCGGAAAGACACGACCGAGCACGATCTCGACCCCTTGAAGAACTGGCTCGGCTATGCCAAGCATCGGGAGGAGATGGAAGCCGCGGGCAACGACCATGACGCAGCGCGGGCCATCGAGGAAACCTTCTCGCAGGCGCATGGCGCGCGGTTCAGCGCGAAGACCGTCGCCGACGCGTGGAAAACGCCCGAGCGGATGCGTTTCGACAGCATGGGCCGCCTGCTGCTGGGCAAGCTCGGCAACGCAATCGGAGCCGTCCACAAGTTCAACGCGGAAACCGAGCGCGCCGCGCCCGGCGAATCCGCGCGGGAGGCGTTCGCGCGCCGCCAGATCCACGCCGGCAGGCTGGCCGACGTCAAGGCCTGCCTGCGCGACTGGATCAGCTTCGAGCAGGCGCAATCACAGATGAAAAGCGCGCTGCAGGAAAAAGACCCCGACCAGGCACGCACCCTCCTGCGCGGCGCCGCGCAAGCGCTGGCCGCCGTCCGCGACACCGACGCACAGAATCTGTTCAGCCGCGACGGCCGCAAGCAGGTCGAGGCCACCGAACTGGCCAAGCGGATGACGATCGGCGAGCGCGAGCGCTACACCATGACGAATGCCGGCCCCGCCGCGCTGGCCGGTCTGGTCAACATCGGCGGCGCGGCGGCGAGCCTTGGCCTGAACATCGAGAAAGTCGTCGCGGAAAGCCATGGGATCTCCATGCCGGCCCAATACGGCGACCAGAACGACGCACGGACCCTCGCCCAGGGCAGCGCGCCGGTGACGGCCCCCTACGTGGCGGCCGAGCGCGCCCGCTTCCAGAAGACCCGCATGGGGAAGACCGTCAAGACGCTTGCCCGCAAACAGGACGACCACGTCGCGCTCAAGCTGGAGCTGCCCGCCGGCAAACCGATGGCGCCCAATACGGACTACGCCGCCCCCGACATCGACCAAGCTCTCGACAAGCTGATCGGGCAGCTGGAAGACCTGCGCGACATCCCCGATGAAATCCAGCTCTCCATCGGCGGGAAAGCGCTGCCGTCGGGCAAGCTGAGCGGGACGACCGGCTACCTGAACTGGCGGTACGACAACGCGCCGCTGCAGACCAAGGCCAAGTTCCAGATGCGCATGATGGAGATGGTGGCCGACAACCTGGCCATCTCGGTGGCAAGCCCGATCGCGCAGGGCATCGCGCAGGTGCCGCTGTCGATGACCCGGGCCGCGGCCCATCGCGGCAACGCCATGAGCGCCGACGTGCGTGATCGCCTGACCCGCCTGGCCGGACAGCCGGCCGATCCGCAGCCCTCGCCCGAGCACCCGCCCGCCGGCACACAACCGGTGCCGCAAGCGGAACCACCGGCCTCCCCCCGTCGATCGACGCCCGTTGCCCAAGCCCAGCCGAAGCAACGCCAGCCCGCTCTGGGCCGGGTGCCCGGCGACTTCGACCCGTCCGCGGCCCGACACGCGCTGAGTGATGTGCCGATGCTGGGCGGAGAAGCACCCGCGGACGCGCCCGCCGCGCCCGCCGCACTCGCGGACGCCGTCTTCCAGCCCAGGCCTGCCGGCGATCCCCATGCCGAAGCCGTGGTGCAGCAGCGCCGCATGCTGGTCGGCAGCCAAGGTGCCGACGCAACGCACCAGTGGCTCGAGGCGCGCGGCATCGCAGCCGCGCCCAACAGCGGCGCCACCAGCATGGACTGCCTGATCATCTCGCTGCTGCAGCATGCAACCAGCCGCTACGATGCGGCCTCCGAACCGGCCCTGGCCCGCGAGGCGGCCCGGTATCGCACCGCACTGGCCCTGCAGCATCCGGAGATCCTGTCGGGTGACCGGATGCTCTACGCCGACGAGCCGGCCACCGGCGCGCTGATCAAGATGATCAACGAAACCCAGCAGGTCAGCCTGCAATTGCAGATGGTCTTGCCGACCGACGACGGCCCCGTCCAGTTGCCAAGCCCGAAGACCGGGCACGACCCGGTCGGCGTCGTGCTGTTCGGCAACCATTTCCAGGCGCTGCACCAGACGCACCGCGATCAGGATCGGACAGCGGATGCGCTCGGCGCGAATGCCGGCGCGCGCGACGCGCAGGACAGCGGACGGCGGATCGCGGGCGATGCGGTCGGCCAGCCCGTACCGTCCACGGCCGGCGCCTCACCGCAGCGGAACGCCGCCGGCACGCCACCGCGCGGGCCGCAAGGCGGAACACCCGACATCGGCCCCGGGGATGACGCGGTGTCGGACGACGATTTCTATTCCGCAACGGCGTCGCTGTCGAGCGTGGCATCCGGTTCCGAATCCGAACGCGACATCGAGGACGCCATGCGCCGCGCGGGCCGCCACGACAGCGCCGATACCGGCAAGCAAGCGCGCCCGGAACGCCCGAAGCCGCAGGCCGATGCAGCGCCGGCGCCGGCCACGGCCTCGCCCCCCGCGAAGCGGCCAAACCGCATGATCAGGTGGCTGTCCAAGACCTTGAAAGGCAAACCGAAACCCGACGTGCAGCAGACCGCCGCCCCCGCGGATCAACAACCGCCGTCGATGCGCCGATGACGGGCTGGCCGTCAGCTCGGCGCTTGCAGCACGGCAGTTCGGTCGAGCTGGCCCCAGCAACGGTGCATGGCATGCGAGCCGCGGTCTAGGCCGTGGACGAAGCCCAATGCCTTCACGCCGCCGAAAGTCGCGGCGCAAAGGTCCTCGGCATACGCGAAAGGCGGCAGCCCGACGCGCCGGCCATGACGATAATGGGTAACGTGTTCAGCGCGACTCGGAGACTCGGATCGACACACGGACGCTTCTATCGGGCGTTGGCTCGTTGATCCCGGCGAGGGCGGAGGGCGGGCGGTTCGAGCAAGGTTCGTGCCGCTTGCCCGGCCGTGCGAAATCCGTGCAGGAACGGATCATGCCGCCCGGTATCCGACGGCCGCATGCATGACAGGCGTCGCGGCACAGCCCATGCTGCGCCGCCCCACCCTGTTCTGTTGGACAGCCCCGACGCCAACCGCCACCGCCATCCTTTGCGCTCCGCCCATGAAAACGTTCCACTGCAACCGCTGCCAGCAGCTGGTCTTCTTCGAAAACGTCCGCTGCGAGCGCTGCGATGCGCTGCTGGGTTACCTGTCCGACATCGGCGAGATCAGCGCCTTCGAAGACGCCGGCGAGGGCCGCTGGCGCAGCCTGCACCCGCGGGCCGGCGGCGCGCTCTACCGCCAGTGCCACAACTACGCGGTCGAGAACATCTGCAACGGGATGGTCCGGGCCGATGCGCCCGACACCCTGTGCCGCGCCTGCCAATTCACCGCCACCATCCCCGACCTCCGCGTGCCCGACAACCGCTTCTACTGGTACCGGCTGGAGACCGCCAAGCGGCGCCTGCTCTATACCCTGACCGCACTCGGCCTGCCGCTGCGCACCCGGCGCGAGCAGCCCGAAACCGGGCTGGCGTTCGCCTTCCTGGAAGCCACGCCGCAGGGCGAGGCCGTCATGACGGGCCATGACCGCGGCATCATCACCCTCAACATCGCCGAGGCCGACGACGCCGCGCGCGAACAGGCCCGTACCGCGCTCGGTGAGCCCTACCGCACGCTGCTCGGGCACTTCCGCCACGAGACCGGTCACTACTTCTTCGACCGCCTGATCGCCGGCACCCGCTGGCTGCCGTTGTTCCGCCGGCGCTTCGGTGATGAGCGGGCCGACTATGCCGCTGCGCTCCGGACGTACTACGGCAGCGGCCCGCCGGCCGACTGGCCGCAGACGCACATCAGCGCCTACGCCACCATGCACCCGTGGGAAGACTGGGCCGAGACCTGGGCCCACTACCTGCACATGGTCGACACGCTGGACACCGCGGTCTCATGCGGCCTCGTGCTGCGGCCGGATCACCCGCAGGAGCCCGCCCTGACCGACCAGACGCCCGTCGAGGCGGCCGGCTTCGACAGCCTGATGCAGCGCTGGTTTCCGCTGACCTACGTGCTCAACAGCCTGAACCGCAGCCTCGGCATGCCCGACGGCTATCCCTTCACGCTGGCCACGCCGGTGATCGACAAGCTGCGCTTTGTGCATCGGGTCATCGCCGCATCGGCGGCCAGGGCGCCTTGAGGTGTCCGAAGGCGCCATGCGGCATCGTGCGACGACGCACCAATCCTGTGCCGGCCCGATGCCGGTCCATGCGGCGGGCGGCAGCGCCCCGGCGATGTGTGCGCTGTGGCGCGGGAACAGGGGTCCTCGCGGCCCTTAATAGGCGGCACCTGCGCGCGCGGATTCATCGCCGCGGGATCCTGCCGACCCACCGCGCAAAACCCGTTCGCCAGCATGCAAAAAGGATCGACCGGCCGTCTGCTGTTATTCTTGTGCGTTTTCTGCCAGCGAGACCCCCCGCTCGCCGTCCAATGTTCCTCTCCCGGACGGTGCTCAGGCAGACACGGCAAGCCTACGACACGCACGACATGAAGGAAGGACAACAGCCGGATCCGGGCCGCGAAGCCGCGATCGACTGGATCCAGGAGCAGATGGAGACATACGGGCTCACGGTGGAAGACCTGCAGGCGCTGGGGTGTTTCGACGCCCCGCCCAAGCCCGCCGCCCCCGTCTATATGAACGCCGCCGGCCAGGTGTGGGACGGCACCGGCGTCATGCCGGACTGGCTCCAGCGCGCGGTCAACGCCGGCCAGAGCATCGAGCATTTCCGGGTGAACTGAGCCCCGCCTGCCCCGCGCGGGCACGGCGGCATCGAAACCGGCGCCTGCCGGGCTGACCCGGCATCGCCCGGCGCCATGGCGGACGCCGTCCTGCCGGATCGCAAGATCCGTCGGACACCCGCGACGAAACGGCGACCTCGCTTCCGGCCGAGAAAGCGCCTGCCGCGCTGCGAGGGCCGGCATGGCGCGCAGCACACCCGACCAGCCATCGCGATCAGGCCCGCCTGGGCACGCCGCGTGCGCATGGCTGCCACCCTGCCGGGCAAAGCACCGGCGGTTCGCGCCCGGACACACGCACGCCGGGTCGGTCCCTCCCGCAAACCATTGCGCGCGCCAGCCTCGGCGCATGCCGGGGCCGCTGCCTGCCCCGGCAATCGGCCGCCTCAAAAAAATTTTCGTTCTCCTTATCAGGAACGCCCGGGTGCCGCGACCAAGTTGCACGGAATGCGCTCGCGCCCGATCGCGAGGCCCGTGCGGCAAGGGCAACCGTGCCCTGCCGCCCCAACGACACCTGCACGCAAGGAGAACACCATGAAACAACACGCCATGATCGCCGCGGCCCTGGGCAGCCTGCTCGCGCTGGGCGCGGTGTCCACGCCGGCCCAGGCAGCGGACCCCGCCGCCGGCAAGGAAAAATGCTACGGCGTGGCCAAGGCCGGCCAGAACGACTGCGCCAGCCCCGGCAGCGCTCACGCCTGCGCCGGCCAGTCCAAGATCGACAAGGACCCGATGTCGTGGAAGTTCGTCCCGGCCGGCACCTGCACGCAGATGGGCGGCATGCTGCAGCAGCCTTCCAAGTAAGCCGCGCACCGGGTGACCGCCATGCAGACCGCATCGCCCCCATTGCCGGTGAGCGCCGGCGCGGGCCTGCGCGCCCCGCACTTTCCCGCCCTGCTGGACGGGCAGGCGCGCTTTCGCTGGGTGGAAGTCCATAGCGAGAACTACCTGTATGGCGGTCCGGCCCGCGCCGCGCTGCTGGCGGCCCGGGCACACCAGCCCGTCAGCCTGCACGGCGTGGGCCTGGGACTCGGCAACGCGGACGGCCTCGACGCCGATCATGCGCGCGCCATCGCCGCGCTGGCCGATGCCGTGGAACCCGCCGCCGTCTCCGAGCACCTCTGCTTCAATCGCAGCGGGGCGCGGGTCGTCAATGATCTGCTGCCGCTGCCGTATGCGCGCGAGTCGCTCGACCTCGTCGCCGCCAACATCGGGCGGGCGCAGGACATCCTGAAACGGCCGCTGCTGATCGAGAACATCGCCACCTACATCGATTGCCGCGCCCTGGTCGACCCGCGCGAGGCCATCCCGGAGGGCGCGTTCCTGACGGCGCTGGCGCGGCGCACCGGCTGCGGCATCCTGCTCGACCTGAACAACCTGTACGTCAACAGCGTCAACCACGGCGTGACGGTGGAATCCGTGCTGGCCGACATCGACCCGCGCTGCGTGCACGAAATCCACCTGGCCGGCTACAGCGAGGAAGACGGCCTGCTGATCGACACGCACAGCCGGCCGGTCCATGCACCGGTGTGGGCGCTGTACGAGGCCTATATCGCCGCGCACGGCGCGCGCCCGACGCTGATCGAGTGGGACGCCGAGCTGCCGCCGGTGCAGGTGCTGCTGCAGGAAGCGGACCGCGCCCAGGCCATCCTCGACCGCCTCGCCGCCCCTCATGCCACGGAGGCCTGCCATGCGCCTGCATGACTGGGAAGCCCGGCTGGTCGGCCAGCTCACGGCCGCCGAGCCCGCCGACGAGACACGCGGCGTCGCCGTGTATCGCAACGCCCGCCGGGCCATCCTGCGCAACGCGCTGGCCGGCGCCTATCCGGTCTGCCGCGCGCTGGTCGGCGAGGACTGCTTCGACGCGCTGGTGCAGGGCACGCTGCTGGCCCAGCCGTCGCGCTCGCCCAACCTGCATCACTACGGCGATGCCTTGCCCGCCGTCATCGCGCGCTCGCCGCTGGCCGACAGCGTGCCGTATCTGGCCGATGTCGCCATGCTCGAATGGCGCGTGCACTGGGCCCACTACGCACCCGATGCCGAGCCGGACACGCCCGAT
It encodes the following:
- the bufB gene encoding MNIO family bufferin maturase; this translates as MQTASPPLPVSAGAGLRAPHFPALLDGQARFRWVEVHSENYLYGGPARAALLAARAHQPVSLHGVGLGLGNADGLDADHARAIAALADAVEPAAVSEHLCFNRSGARVVNDLLPLPYARESLDLVAANIGRAQDILKRPLLIENIATYIDCRALVDPREAIPEGAFLTALARRTGCGILLDLNNLYVNSVNHGVTVESVLADIDPRCVHEIHLAGYSEEDGLLIDTHSRPVHAPVWALYEAYIAAHGARPTLIEWDAELPPVQVLLQEADRAQAILDRLAAPHATEACHAPA
- a CDS encoding H-NS histone family protein — translated: MKEGQQPDPGREAAIDWIQEQMETYGLTVEDLQALGCFDAPPKPAAPVYMNAAGQVWDGTGVMPDWLQRAVNAGQSIEHFRVN
- a CDS encoding zinc-binding metallopeptidase family protein: MKTFHCNRCQQLVFFENVRCERCDALLGYLSDIGEISAFEDAGEGRWRSLHPRAGGALYRQCHNYAVENICNGMVRADAPDTLCRACQFTATIPDLRVPDNRFYWYRLETAKRRLLYTLTALGLPLRTRREQPETGLAFAFLEATPQGEAVMTGHDRGIITLNIAEADDAAREQARTALGEPYRTLLGHFRHETGHYFFDRLIAGTRWLPLFRRRFGDERADYAAALRTYYGSGPPADWPQTHISAYATMHPWEDWAETWAHYLHMVDTLDTAVSCGLVLRPDHPQEPALTDQTPVEAAGFDSLMQRWFPLTYVLNSLNRSLGMPDGYPFTLATPVIDKLRFVHRVIAASAARAP
- a CDS encoding BufA1 family periplasmic bufferin-type metallophore, which gives rise to MKQHAMIAAALGSLLALGAVSTPAQAADPAAGKEKCYGVAKAGQNDCASPGSAHACAGQSKIDKDPMSWKFVPAGTCTQMGGMLQQPSK